From the genome of Candidatus Acetothermia bacterium:
CTGGCCACCTGGATGACGTGGAAATCAGCGATCGTGGACATCCCGTTCGGCGGCGCCAAAGGGGGGGTCCAGCTCGATCCTTCTCAGTAGTCCAAGGCTGAGCTGGAGCGGATTACCAGGCGGTTCACCTACGCGCTCGGCAACAACATCGGGCCGGAGTACGACATCCCGGCCCCGGACGTGAACACGAATCCCAGATCATGGCGTGGATCCTGGACACCTACCTTTCCACCCTTCCTCCCCACGAGCGGTTTCGCTCGGTCCATGTGGTGACGGGCAAGCCGATCGAGGCCGGCGGGAGCCAGGGGTGGGACAAGGCGACCGCCAGGGCGTGGTGTACTGCATCCAGGAGTGGGCCAAGGACAAAAGGGTGCAGCTCGCGGACCTGACCTACATCGTCTCGGGCTACGGGAACGTGGGTTCCTGGACGGCGCGGCTCATGAAGCGGCAAGGGGCGAAGCTGGTGGCGGTCGAGGATCATACCGGAGCGATCGCCAACCCCAGGGGGATCGATGCCGACACGGTGGCGGACTACGTGAAGGCCACGGGAGGGGTGCGTGGCTTCCCCGGCGGACAGCCGGTTGAGCATCATGAGTTTCTAAGCATGGAGGCCGATGTCTTCGTGCCGGCGACGCTCGAGAACCAGATCACCGCCACCACCGCCCCCCTCCTCAAGGTCTGGCTCGTTGCCGAGGGTGCCAACGGCCCCACCGATCCCGATGGCGATCGGATCCTCCAAGAGAAAGGGATCGACGTCCTGCCCGACGTGCTTTGCAACGCGGGTGGGGTGATCGTGAGCTACTTTGAGTGGTTGCAGAACAAGCGCAGCGAGTTCTGGGATCTGGCGGAGGTGGACGCCAAGCTCCACCGGATCCTGGTCGCCGCCTACGCTCGGGTCCGCGATCGGGCCCGGGAGGTCAATACGGACTGGCGCACCACCGCCTACATCGTTGCCCTATCCCGTTTGGAGAAGGTCTATACGAACCGCGGCATCTTCCCGTGATCGGGCCCAGGGGGCTGCGGGGCGCCGTCCGGTTGCACCCGCGGGCGGGCGGCCCGAGAATCGCCCCGGGGAGGGATGGGTGAGCGGCCGAAACCGCCG
Proteins encoded in this window:
- a CDS encoding glutamate dehydrogenase; translation: MGQGDRQGVVYCIQEWAKDKRVQLADLTYIVSGYGNVGSWTARLMKRQGAKLVAVEDHTGAIANPRGIDADTVADYVKATGGVRGFPGGQPVEHHEFLSMEADVFVPATLENQITATTAPLLKVWLVAEGANGPTDPDGDRILQEKGIDVLPDVLCNAGGVIVSYFEWLQNKRSEFWDLAEVDAKLHRILVAAYARVRDRAREVNTDWRTTAYIVALSRLEKVYTNRGIFP